In Candidatus Cohnella colombiensis, one DNA window encodes the following:
- a CDS encoding response regulator — translation MQSSKWKVIIADDEQIIREGIREVIDWPTLGMEVVAEAEDGEEALELAIHHKSDVMLVDLNMPIMNGLTLIQELRRQLPEIRIVIVTGHDEFNYAQQAVHFGVDEYILKPAYPAQLTEVLHRIKHQLEQSYEQEKLMEHASRQIRKNIPLLRERFCNEWIEDALSKQEVQEQLRFLHLPNTPPSIFGIIRWPEIDLGQSVRPERERQLMLFAIENIAEEIISPYTTVLFRDPLGFICVVVWDTTDITLFTSIELSVNQYLKLQVIANAEPIDCGLDGVAAAYRKARGGVYKEASISPLVRRARQYLRDHYEDPMLSLDGTAKAIGVSSVYLSRLFKQELGISFVTLLTQIRISKSAQLLNATTRSIADIAGAVGYDSQHYFSTIFKKTVGVSPIRYRKGEPFEEE, via the coding sequence TTGCAGTCATCCAAATGGAAGGTCATTATCGCCGATGATGAACAGATTATTCGTGAAGGCATTCGAGAGGTAATCGATTGGCCAACTCTTGGAATGGAAGTTGTGGCAGAGGCGGAGGATGGGGAAGAAGCGCTAGAGCTGGCGATCCATCACAAATCTGATGTTATGCTCGTAGATCTCAATATGCCGATTATGAATGGGCTTACGTTAATTCAAGAGTTGAGACGTCAACTTCCGGAAATTCGAATCGTCATTGTGACCGGCCATGATGAGTTTAATTATGCTCAGCAAGCCGTACATTTCGGAGTGGATGAGTATATTCTAAAGCCAGCTTATCCGGCGCAGCTAACAGAGGTGTTGCACAGAATAAAGCATCAACTGGAGCAATCCTATGAACAGGAGAAGCTTATGGAGCATGCCTCACGTCAAATTCGCAAGAACATTCCGCTGCTTCGGGAACGGTTTTGCAACGAGTGGATTGAGGATGCACTTAGTAAGCAAGAGGTACAGGAACAATTACGTTTCCTTCACTTGCCGAATACACCCCCATCTATATTCGGGATCATCCGCTGGCCAGAAATTGATTTGGGACAATCTGTACGACCGGAGCGGGAGCGCCAGCTTATGCTTTTTGCCATCGAGAATATCGCGGAGGAAATTATATCTCCATATACAACCGTTCTATTTAGAGATCCTCTTGGATTTATTTGCGTAGTTGTATGGGATACGACGGATATTACGCTGTTCACATCCATTGAACTTTCTGTTAATCAGTATCTCAAGCTACAAGTAATCGCAAATGCGGAGCCCATTGACTGTGGCTTAGACGGTGTTGCTGCAGCGTATCGTAAAGCACGTGGAGGCGTCTACAAAGAAGCATCAATTTCCCCCCTCGTGAGACGAGCAAGACAATATTTACGCGACCATTATGAAGATCCGATGCTTTCATTGGATGGCACAGCTAAGGCAATCGGGGTGTCATCCGTCTATTTGAGCCGCTTGTTTAAACAAGAGCTGGGCATTTCTTTCGTAACACTGCTGACTCAAATTCGGATTTCGAAATCAGCCCAGCTTCTCAACGCTACGACTCGCAGTATTGCCGATATTGCTGGAGCAGTGGGGTATGACTCACAGCATTATTTCAGCACGATCTTCAAAAAAACAGTAGGCGTTTCTCCCATCCGTTATCGAAAAGGTGAGCCCTTCGAGGAGGAATAA
- the chvE gene encoding sugar ABC transporter substrate-binding protein, which produces MKKSSIIALMLVLIVVLAACGKNNNESTGGKSSDGEKGTIGIAMPTKSSERWVNDGANMVKEFKNLGYGTDLQYGEDVIENQVSQIENMITKGVKLLVIASIDGEALTDVLQKAADAKIPVIAYDRLIKKSEHVSYYATFDNFKVGVLQASYLEEKLGLKEGKGPFNIELFAGSPDDNNAYFFFDGAMSVLQPYIDSGKLVVKSGQTKFDQVATLRWDGGVAQSRMDNLLSANYSSANVDAVLSPYDGITIGILSSLKGVGYGSSDKPLPITSGQDAELASVKSIIAGEQTSTVFKDTRELAKVAVNMAVAVLSNKTPEINDEKTYDNGVKIVPSYLLVPISVDKSNYKEVLVDSGYFTEDQLK; this is translated from the coding sequence TTGAAGAAGAGTTCAATCATTGCACTTATGTTAGTTTTAATTGTCGTACTGGCTGCATGTGGCAAAAACAACAATGAGTCCACCGGAGGTAAAAGTAGCGACGGGGAAAAAGGGACGATCGGAATCGCGATGCCGACGAAATCGTCTGAGCGTTGGGTCAATGACGGCGCGAACATGGTGAAGGAATTCAAAAATCTTGGATATGGTACAGATCTTCAATACGGAGAAGACGTCATCGAAAATCAAGTATCCCAAATCGAGAACATGATTACTAAAGGTGTGAAATTACTTGTTATCGCTTCCATTGATGGTGAAGCTCTAACAGACGTGCTGCAAAAAGCGGCAGATGCCAAAATACCTGTTATCGCTTATGACCGTTTAATCAAGAAATCCGAACATGTCAGCTATTATGCGACATTCGATAACTTCAAAGTCGGTGTACTGCAAGCCTCCTACCTGGAGGAGAAGCTTGGCCTCAAAGAGGGCAAAGGTCCTTTCAATATTGAGCTATTCGCTGGTTCCCCAGACGACAACAATGCTTACTTTTTCTTCGATGGTGCGATGAGCGTACTGCAGCCGTATATCGATAGTGGCAAGCTGGTCGTCAAAAGCGGGCAAACGAAATTCGACCAAGTTGCAACCCTTCGTTGGGATGGCGGGGTAGCTCAATCCCGTATGGACAACTTGTTATCCGCTAACTATTCTTCCGCCAATGTTGATGCCGTATTATCGCCATATGACGGAATCACGATCGGAATTTTATCATCGCTTAAAGGTGTAGGTTATGGCTCATCTGACAAACCGCTTCCGATTACTTCTGGTCAGGATGCGGAGTTGGCTTCGGTTAAATCGATTATTGCCGGTGAGCAAACATCAACTGTATTCAAAGATACGCGTGAGCTTGCTAAAGTAGCTGTTAATATGGCTGTTGCCGTTCTTTCTAATAAAACACCGGAAATCAATGATGAGAAAACCTATGACAATGGCGTGAAGATTGTTCCTTCCTACCTGCTCGTCCCGATTTCCGTTGATAAATCCAACTATAAAGAAGTGTTGGTCGACAGCGGTTACTTCACTGAGGACCAACTGAAGTAA